CGGCATTTTTGCATCCATGTTCCGGACTCGTTCGCAGCGTGCTGAAGAAAAGCATGTGCTTGAGAAGGCAATGGCTGAGCTTGAGTTTGTTGGTCTTAAGGATCAGTGGGATGTTCAGGCAGACAGCCTCTCATACGGTAAGCAGCGCTTGCTTGAAATTGCCCGTGCGCTTGCAACTGAGCCTAAGTTCATTATCCTCGATGAACCAGCTGGTGGTATGAACGATCAGGAGACACAGGAACTTATCGACATCATCAGGGCAATTCGTGACCGTGGCATTACTGTGCTGCTTATTGAGCATGACATGAGCCTTGTGATGAAAATTTGTGAGCACCTTGTTGTGCTTGAATACGGTGCTGTTATTGCCGAAGGCGATCCGGAAACTATTAAAAATGATCCCCGGGTTATCGAAGCGTACCTCGGTGCTGACGATGATCTGCTGTAAGGGAGACCTGCCATATGCTACTAGAACTTCGTGATCTGCACGTAAAATACGGCAACGTAGAAGCACTGCACGGCATCAACCTCACAGTAAAAGAAGGTGAGATTGTTACCATTCTTGGTGCAAACGGGGCAGGTAAATCTACCACGCTGAATTCTATCTGTGGGCTTGTAAAAGCGACAAAAGGTGAGATTCTCCTCGACGGTGAACCTATTCATTCTGTTCCTGCGCATAATATTGTTAAGATGGGTATCTCCCAGTCTCCGGAAGGACGTCGTGTATTTTCTACACTAACAGTTGAAGAAAACATGGACTTGGGTGCTTTTACATTGAAGGACAAGAGTGCAATCGAGCGTAACCGAGAGTGGATTTACGATTTGTTTCCTCGTCTCCTTGAGCGTCGTACTCAGCTGGCTGGTACACTTTCTGGCGGCGAACAGCAGATGCTTGCGATCGGTCGTGCGCTTATGTCCAACCCGCGTTTACTGCTTTTGGATGAACCATCTCTCGGCCTTGCCCCGATTCTGGTAAAATCTATTTTCGAAACTATCCGCAAGATTAACAAGCATGGCCTCACCGTGATTCTGGTAGAACAGAACGCACGAGCAGCGCTTAAACTTGCAGATCGTGGCTACGTTATGGAAGTAGGCAATATTGTTCTTGCAGACAAAGCTGATGCTTTGCTTTCCAATCCTGAGATTCAGTCCGCCTACCTTGGTGGTAAAGGGATGTAGGGCATTGTCCTTTCAGGATTCTCTAACAGCTTGTATTAGCGAGATTCGTAGGTGTTAGCGTAGCCTTGCGGTATACGTATCACCGTCTTTCGTAGAAATAAAAAAGGCTGTCCTGGTAATAACCGGGGCAGCCTTTTTTTGTTTCTTTATGTGCTTATGTCTGAGTCGCGTAAGCGACATAGGCAACGGGTATTTTTTACGCAATAAAGTTTATTATGCAGGAAGAGTCCCGATGGTAAACCTAACATCACAGGGTACTAGAGGTTGTTACCGTAGTGAGGTGGTGGTCCGTCATCGACACCGCCATCATCGAGGACAGGGCTTAGTTGGCGGACACGTACGATAAGCGCTTCCATTTTCTTTTCCATTTCATCAAGTTGGAATTGTTGGTTTGTCAGCGCTTCGTTGAGTTCAGAAATGATTTTGTCTTGAAAGTATACTTGTTCTTCTAACTGAGCGATACGTTCTTTAGTTTCTTTCATGCCTGCTCCTTTGCAAGGTTGCAGATGATATCGAATTCTTTTTTATTCACTGGCATTACAGAAAGACGTGAGCCTTTGCGTAA
The DNA window shown above is from Halodesulfovibrio marinisediminis DSM 17456 and carries:
- a CDS encoding ABC transporter ATP-binding protein is translated as MLLELRDLHVKYGNVEALHGINLTVKEGEIVTILGANGAGKSTTLNSICGLVKATKGEILLDGEPIHSVPAHNIVKMGISQSPEGRRVFSTLTVEENMDLGAFTLKDKSAIERNREWIYDLFPRLLERRTQLAGTLSGGEQQMLAIGRALMSNPRLLLLDEPSLGLAPILVKSIFETIRKINKHGLTVILVEQNARAALKLADRGYVMEVGNIVLADKADALLSNPEIQSAYLGGKGM
- a CDS encoding SlyX family protein; this encodes MKETKERIAQLEEQVYFQDKIISELNEALTNQQFQLDEMEKKMEALIVRVRQLSPVLDDGGVDDGPPPHYGNNL
- a CDS encoding ABC transporter ATP-binding protein gives rise to the protein MSLVELKNLTKTFGGLLAVNDVSFNVEEGSIVGLIGPNGAGKTTVFNLITGNYIPDTGEAVFNGKNVVGMPTHRIVNLGIARTFQTIRLFKSLNALENVLSGCHCRMKSGIFASMFRTRSQRAEEKHVLEKAMAELEFVGLKDQWDVQADSLSYGKQRLLEIARALATEPKFIILDEPAGGMNDQETQELIDIIRAIRDRGITVLLIEHDMSLVMKICEHLVVLEYGAVIAEGDPETIKNDPRVIEAYLGADDDLL